Genomic DNA from Paenibacillus sp. KS-LC4:
TGAGCATATGTCTGCCAGTTGCGGCGCTGCGAATAGCGGCAAGCAAATTTGCTTTGTCCATATCCTTTAGCAAATAGCCAATCGCACCGCCCGCAAGCCCTTCAATAATATAGTCATCGTCGGTAAACGTCGTCAAAATCAAAATCTGCTGCGCCGGATGCCGGGCCCTGATTTTGCGAATAGCGCTGATGCCATCCATAACGGGCATTTGCACATCCATCAATACGAGCGTCGGCCGCAGCTCATCAACAAGCTCACAGGCATGCTGCCCGTTTCCGGCCAGACCGACGACCTCCATATCCTTCTCCAGCTCAATGACTGTCCGCAGGCTTTCTCGAAGCAGGCGCTGATCATCGACTATAACCAATCGAATAGGCTCCATTTCCATTTAAGTGTGCTCCTTCTGTGCGTGTAATGTAATTTTAATCAAGCATCCGGCACCTTGTGCATCATCCACATAAAACTGGCCGCCAGCCGCCTCTGTATGCTGCTTCATATAATGCAGCCCGAGGCCGTCCGGCTGTTCCGGGCGGTAGGGAATTCCTTCGTTGCCAAGGGAAAAAATAATCCTTCCTTCCCGCTTTATTAGCTGGAAGTCAAAGTGCTTACTTCCGCCATGGCGAATACCATTAGTAAGCCCCTCTTGCAAAGCATAGTAGAGCAGCTTCTCTTGCTCCTGACTAAGCTGTACTCCGTCAAGCTGCACGTTACGGGTGATGACGACCATTGCATACGCTTCCGTATGCAGCAACAGGCGCTCGATGCGTCCACTGAAATCATTATCCCGTTCGTCCTCTTGGTCTCCCCGCTCCTTCAAGCTGCGCAAGGATCGACGCACATCCCGCAAGCCTTGTCGTACCAGCTCCTGTGAATTAATCATGTGCTGCTTCGCGGCGAGCGGCTTGTCGGCAAGCAGGCTTTGTCCCGCCTCTAGCTGAATCAGCGTCGTAGTCAATGCATAACCCAGCACATCGTGGATTTCTTTGGAGATGCGATTACGCTCCTCATAAGCGCTAATATCGGCCATGGCGATTGCCGTTTCCTTCATTGATGCGCGAATATGCATCGTGCGCTCCAAAACCTCCCGCTCCATCGACTTCTCCCAAGTCGCGAGCTTGAGATGGAGCCTGAGCCGCAGCATGAGCTCCGCTTTCGTCACCGGCTTAATCAGATAATCATTTGCACCGCTGGCAAAACCAAGCTCTAGGTCGGCTGGCTGATTGCGTGCTGTCAAAATGAGAATGGGCACCAGCTCGTCATATTGCTGCCGAATGGCCTGACACAGCTCATAGCCGGACATCTGCGGCATCATCAAATCAACGATGATGAGGCTTGGCCGGTAGCCCTCTGCCAGCAACTGTAGAGCAGTGCTCCCGCCCGTTGTCTGCCGCACTTGAAAGCCCTCTGCTGTCAAATGAT
This window encodes:
- a CDS encoding response regulator transcription factor produces the protein MEMEPIRLVIVDDQRLLRESLRTVIELEKDMEVVGLAGNGQHACELVDELRPTLVLMDVQMPVMDGISAIRKIRARHPAQQILILTTFTDDDYIIEGLAGGAIGYLLKDMDKANLLAAIRSAATGRHMLTPEIAAKLATRLSAMSKAAPRELNVQKLKRLGLQFTEREKQIITLMVQPLTNPQIADTLFMSVGTVKNYVSIIYSKLGTSDRMQAIASLQELFSVDEEMR